A portion of the Salarias fasciatus chromosome 15, fSalaFa1.1, whole genome shotgun sequence genome contains these proteins:
- the lratd1 gene encoding protein LRATD1: protein MGNQLDRITHLNYSELPTGDPSGLEKDELRVGVAYFFSDEEEEVDDRTPSDCGFTKDHSPAEEGPFSVSEVEYSAFCSQECIFSKLRENEDLNVYSAKTLLTMCKPGDLLELVATAQAPHWAIFEQDDQVIHLQMGEIRKDSLLEISNGRHGRIVNNRYRYRPLPADLVMQNAVGHLGLSREEICWTNSESFAAWCRFGKREFKAGGEAHSAEQQYFLKVHLSGSGVHTLVFRSLEDMIRERRRVDASGILKELSLVNGGKE, encoded by the coding sequence ATGGGAAATCAACTGGATCGGATCACCCACCTCAACTACAGCGAGCTGCCCACGGGGGATCCGTCCGGGCTGGAGAAGGACGAGCTTCGGGTCGGTGTCGCCTACTTCTTctctgacgaagaggaggaggtggacgaCCGCACTCCGTCCGACTGCGGCTTCACCAAGGACCACAGCCCGGCCGAGGAGGGACCCTTCTCGGTGAGCGAGGTGGAGTATTCAGCCTTCTGCTCCCAGGAATGCATCTTCTCCAAGCTGCGGGAGAACGAGGACTTGAACGTGTACTCGGCCAAAACTTTGCTGACTATGTGCAAACCCGGGGACCTGCTGGAGCTCGTGGCCACCGCGCAGGCCCCCCACTGGGCCATCTTCGAGCAGGACGACCAGGTCATTCATCTGCAGATGGGGGAAATCCGCAAGGACAGCCTGCTTGAGATCAGCAACGGCCGCCACGGGAGAATAGTCAACAACCGGTACCGCTACCGGCCGCTGCCCGCCGATCTGGTGATGCAGAACGCGGTGGGACACCTGGGCCTGAGCCGCGAGGAGATATGCTGGACCAACTCGGAAAGTTTCGCAGCCTGGTGCCGCTTTGGGAAACGGGAGTTCAAAGCGGGAGGAGAGGCGCACTCGGCGGAGCAGCAGTACTTCCTCAAAGTTCACCTGTCCGGCAGCGGGGTGCACACGCTGGTCTTTCGCAGCCTGGAGGACATGATCCGGGAGAGGAGGCGGGTGGACGCCAGTGGAATTCTCAAAGAGCTGTCTTTGGTTAACGGGGGCAAAGAGTGA